The following coding sequences are from one Lolium rigidum isolate FL_2022 chromosome 6, APGP_CSIRO_Lrig_0.1, whole genome shotgun sequence window:
- the LOC124660136 gene encoding dynamin-related protein 3B-like isoform X2 produces the protein MADDLYSSSSGAASPAAAAAAAAAAVGSSVIPIVNKLQDIFAQLGSNSTIDLPQVAVVGSQSSGKSSVLEALVGRDFLPRGSDICTRRPLVLQLVHQPLRPSGVDDNEWGEFLHQPGRRYSDFREIRREIQAETDREAGGNKGVSDRQIRLKIHSPNVLNITLVDLPGITKVPVGDQPTDIEARIRTMILSYIKHKTCIILAVSPANADLANSDALQMARQADPDGSRTIGVITKLDIMDRGTDARNFLLGNVIPLRLGYVGVVNRCQQDIISDLSIKDALAREEKFFRNQPAYNGLAQYCGIPQLAKKLNQILVQHIKTILPGLKSRISSQLTAIAKEHAFYGDPVESKAGQGAKLLNILAKYCDAFSSMVEGKNEDISTIELSGGARIHYIFQSIFVKSLEGVDPCEDVTDEDIRMAIQNATGPRSALFVPEVPFEVLVRRQISRLLDPSLQCAEFIYEELVKMSHRSLSNELQQFPILRRSMDEVIGKFLRDGLKPAQDMIAHIIEMEADYINTSHPSFIGGSKAVEQAQQQVRTARLPATVVRRDGVDADKPQAPEKTQRSRALLGRTAGVNGVVNDQIQGVRSAAEADRPGSSGSGSTSFWGSIFTSNEDRAHSSARDSSVNKSYASATPSLEHSFSSIHLKEPPLVLKPSENHSEQEALEIAITKLLLQSYYNIVRKNVEDFVPKAIMHFLVNHTKRELHNFLITALYREELLGDILREPDEITTKRKQIRENLRILQQAYKTLDEIPLEAETVERGYSLDSDATGLPRVHGLSSSFHDGSSPYSTPKQSRNRKGHSGEQQPFNPSSSGNGF, from the exons ATGGCCGACGAcctctactcctcctcctccggcgcggcgtcgccggcggcggcggccgccgcggccgccgcggccgTGGGCTCGTCGGTGATCCCGATCGTCAACAAGCTGCAGGACATCTTCGCGCAGCTGGGGAGCAACTCCACCATCGACCTGCCGCAGGTCGCGGTCGTCGGCAGCCAGAGCAGCGGCAAGTCGAGCGTCCTCGAGGCGCTCGTCGGCCGCGACTTCCTCCCGCGCGGCTCCGACATCTGCACGCGCCGCCCGCTCGTGCTCCAGCTCGTGCACCAGCCGCTGCGCCCCTCGGGCGTCGACGACAACGAGTGGGGCGAGTTCCTGCACCAGCCCGGCCGACGCTACTCCGACTTCCGCGAAATCCGACGCGAGATCCAG GCAGAAACTGACAGGGAGGCTGGTGGTAACAAGGGCGTGTCAGATAGGCAGATACGTTTGAAGATCCATTCGCCAAATGTTCTTAACATCACTTTGGTCGATTTGCCTGGAATTACTAAGGTGCCAGTTGGCGACCAACCAACTGATATTGAGGCCAGAATAAGGACTATGATATTGTCATATATCAAGCACAAGACATGTATCATCTTGGCTGTTTCACCTGCAAATGCAGATTTAGCTAATTCTGATGCTCTTCAAATGGCTCGTCAGGCAGACCCTGATG GTTCTCGAACAATTGGTGTTATCACAAAG TTGGACATAATGGACAGGGGCACCGATGCCCGTAACTTTTTGCTGGGAAATGTCATCCCATTACGACTTGGTTATGTTGGTGTCGTAAACCGCTGCCAGCAG GATATCATCTCTGATCTCAGTATCAAGGATGCCCTGGCACGAGAAGAAAAATTCTTCCGTAATCAGCCG GCATACAATGGTCTTGCTCAGTACTGTGGGATACCACAGTTAGCAAAGAAGCTAAACCAG ATCTTGGTCCAACATATAAAAACTATTCTGCCGGGACTGAAGTCACGCATAAGTTCTCAATTGACAGCTATTGCCAAGGAGCATGCCTTTTATGGTGATCCAGTCGAGTCCAAG GCTGGGCAAGGTGCTAAGCTTTTGAACATTCTAGCTAAATACTGTGATG CTTTCTCCTCGATGGTAGAAGGAAAAAATGAAGATATCTCAACAATTGAGCTTTCTGGTGGAGCAAGAATTCACTATATTTTCCAATCTATCTTTGTCAAAAGCTTAGAG GGTGTTGACCCTTGCGAGGATGTCACCGATGAAGACATCCGCATGGCTATACAAAATGCAACTGGTCCTAGGAGTGCTTTGTTTGTACCTGAG GTGCCATTTGAAGTGCTTGTACGTAGACAAATCAGCAGATTGCTTGATCCAAGTCTTCAGTGTGCAGAATTTATATATGAGGAACTAGTCAAG ATGAGCCACCGTTCTCTTAGCAATGAGCTGCAGCAGTTTCCTATACTCAGAAGGAGCATGGATGAAGTAATTGGGAAGTTTTTACGTGATGGGCTTAAGCCAGCACAAGATATGATAGCACACATTATTGAGATGGAG GCCGACTACATAAACACATCTCACCCAAGTTTCATTGGTGGCAGCAAGGCCGTAGAGCAAGCGCAGCAACAAGTCAGAACGGCTAGATTGCCTGCAACGGTGGTTAGAAGA GATGGAGTAGATGCCGATAAGCCACAGGCTCCTGAGAAAACCCAAAGATCACGTGCATTATTGGGTAGAACTGCTGGTGTGAATGGAGTTGTCAACGACCAGATCCAG GGTGTACGATCTGCTGCTGAGGCAGATAGACCGGGATCTTCAG GTAGTGGAAGCACTTCCTTTTGGGGCTCAATATTTACCTCAAATGAGGACCGTGCACACTCTTCAGCAAGAGATAGTTCAGTGAACAAATCTTATGCTTCAGCCACTCCTAGCCTGGAACATTCATTCTCTTCAATACATTTAAAAGAG CCGCCGCTAGTCCTCAAGCCTTCAGAAAATCATTCTGAGCAGGAGGCCCTTGAAATAGCAATTACAAAGTTGCTGCTGCAGTCATATTACAATATAGTCAGGAAAAATGTTGAGGACTTCGTACCAAAAGCTATTATGCATTTCCTG GTTAATCACACAAAAAGAGAGCTGCATAATTTCCTTATAACTGCCCTTTATAG AGAAGAGCTCCTTGGGGACATCCTAAGAGAACCTGATGAAATAACTACAAAGCGGAAGCAGATACGTGAAAACCTTAGGATCCTTCAGCAAGCCTACAAA ACTTTGGATGAGATACCGCTAGAAGCAGAGACAGTTGAGAGAGGATATTCCCTGGATTCTGATGCGACTGGTCTACCACGGGTCCATGGGCTTTCTTCATCCTTCCACGACGGAAGCTCACCATATTCTACCCCAAAGCAGTCTAGGAATCGGAAGGGCCACTCTGGGGAGCAACAACCTTTCAATCCCAGCTCAAGTGGCAATGGATTTTGA
- the LOC124660136 gene encoding dynamin-related protein 3B-like isoform X1 yields MADDLYSSSSGAASPAAAAAAAAAAVGSSVIPIVNKLQDIFAQLGSNSTIDLPQVAVVGSQSSGKSSVLEALVGRDFLPRGSDICTRRPLVLQLVHQPLRPSGVDDNEWGEFLHQPGRRYSDFREIRREIQAETDREAGGNKGVSDRQIRLKIHSPNVLNITLVDLPGITKVPVGDQPTDIEARIRTMILSYIKHKTCIILAVSPANADLANSDALQMARQADPDGSRTIGVITKLDIMDRGTDARNFLLGNVIPLRLGYVGVVNRCQQDIISDLSIKDALAREEKFFRNQPAYNGLAQYCGIPQLAKKLNQILVQHIKTILPGLKSRISSQLTAIAKEHAFYGDPVESKAGQGAKLLNILAKYCDAFSSMVEGKNEDISTIELSGGARIHYIFQSIFVKSLEGVDPCEDVTDEDIRMAIQNATGPRSALFVPEVPFEVLVRRQISRLLDPSLQCAEFIYEELVKMSHRSLSNELQQFPILRRSMDEVIGKFLRDGLKPAQDMIAHIIEMEADYINTSHPSFIGGSKAVEQAQQQVRTARLPATVVRRDGVDADKPQAPEKTQRSRALLGRTAGVNGVVNDQIQQGVRSAAEADRPGSSGSGSTSFWGSIFTSNEDRAHSSARDSSVNKSYASATPSLEHSFSSIHLKEPPLVLKPSENHSEQEALEIAITKLLLQSYYNIVRKNVEDFVPKAIMHFLVNHTKRELHNFLITALYREELLGDILREPDEITTKRKQIRENLRILQQAYKTLDEIPLEAETVERGYSLDSDATGLPRVHGLSSSFHDGSSPYSTPKQSRNRKGHSGEQQPFNPSSSGNGF; encoded by the exons ATGGCCGACGAcctctactcctcctcctccggcgcggcgtcgccggcggcggcggccgccgcggccgccgcggccgTGGGCTCGTCGGTGATCCCGATCGTCAACAAGCTGCAGGACATCTTCGCGCAGCTGGGGAGCAACTCCACCATCGACCTGCCGCAGGTCGCGGTCGTCGGCAGCCAGAGCAGCGGCAAGTCGAGCGTCCTCGAGGCGCTCGTCGGCCGCGACTTCCTCCCGCGCGGCTCCGACATCTGCACGCGCCGCCCGCTCGTGCTCCAGCTCGTGCACCAGCCGCTGCGCCCCTCGGGCGTCGACGACAACGAGTGGGGCGAGTTCCTGCACCAGCCCGGCCGACGCTACTCCGACTTCCGCGAAATCCGACGCGAGATCCAG GCAGAAACTGACAGGGAGGCTGGTGGTAACAAGGGCGTGTCAGATAGGCAGATACGTTTGAAGATCCATTCGCCAAATGTTCTTAACATCACTTTGGTCGATTTGCCTGGAATTACTAAGGTGCCAGTTGGCGACCAACCAACTGATATTGAGGCCAGAATAAGGACTATGATATTGTCATATATCAAGCACAAGACATGTATCATCTTGGCTGTTTCACCTGCAAATGCAGATTTAGCTAATTCTGATGCTCTTCAAATGGCTCGTCAGGCAGACCCTGATG GTTCTCGAACAATTGGTGTTATCACAAAG TTGGACATAATGGACAGGGGCACCGATGCCCGTAACTTTTTGCTGGGAAATGTCATCCCATTACGACTTGGTTATGTTGGTGTCGTAAACCGCTGCCAGCAG GATATCATCTCTGATCTCAGTATCAAGGATGCCCTGGCACGAGAAGAAAAATTCTTCCGTAATCAGCCG GCATACAATGGTCTTGCTCAGTACTGTGGGATACCACAGTTAGCAAAGAAGCTAAACCAG ATCTTGGTCCAACATATAAAAACTATTCTGCCGGGACTGAAGTCACGCATAAGTTCTCAATTGACAGCTATTGCCAAGGAGCATGCCTTTTATGGTGATCCAGTCGAGTCCAAG GCTGGGCAAGGTGCTAAGCTTTTGAACATTCTAGCTAAATACTGTGATG CTTTCTCCTCGATGGTAGAAGGAAAAAATGAAGATATCTCAACAATTGAGCTTTCTGGTGGAGCAAGAATTCACTATATTTTCCAATCTATCTTTGTCAAAAGCTTAGAG GGTGTTGACCCTTGCGAGGATGTCACCGATGAAGACATCCGCATGGCTATACAAAATGCAACTGGTCCTAGGAGTGCTTTGTTTGTACCTGAG GTGCCATTTGAAGTGCTTGTACGTAGACAAATCAGCAGATTGCTTGATCCAAGTCTTCAGTGTGCAGAATTTATATATGAGGAACTAGTCAAG ATGAGCCACCGTTCTCTTAGCAATGAGCTGCAGCAGTTTCCTATACTCAGAAGGAGCATGGATGAAGTAATTGGGAAGTTTTTACGTGATGGGCTTAAGCCAGCACAAGATATGATAGCACACATTATTGAGATGGAG GCCGACTACATAAACACATCTCACCCAAGTTTCATTGGTGGCAGCAAGGCCGTAGAGCAAGCGCAGCAACAAGTCAGAACGGCTAGATTGCCTGCAACGGTGGTTAGAAGA GATGGAGTAGATGCCGATAAGCCACAGGCTCCTGAGAAAACCCAAAGATCACGTGCATTATTGGGTAGAACTGCTGGTGTGAATGGAGTTGTCAACGACCAGATCCAG CAGGGTGTACGATCTGCTGCTGAGGCAGATAGACCGGGATCTTCAG GTAGTGGAAGCACTTCCTTTTGGGGCTCAATATTTACCTCAAATGAGGACCGTGCACACTCTTCAGCAAGAGATAGTTCAGTGAACAAATCTTATGCTTCAGCCACTCCTAGCCTGGAACATTCATTCTCTTCAATACATTTAAAAGAG CCGCCGCTAGTCCTCAAGCCTTCAGAAAATCATTCTGAGCAGGAGGCCCTTGAAATAGCAATTACAAAGTTGCTGCTGCAGTCATATTACAATATAGTCAGGAAAAATGTTGAGGACTTCGTACCAAAAGCTATTATGCATTTCCTG GTTAATCACACAAAAAGAGAGCTGCATAATTTCCTTATAACTGCCCTTTATAG AGAAGAGCTCCTTGGGGACATCCTAAGAGAACCTGATGAAATAACTACAAAGCGGAAGCAGATACGTGAAAACCTTAGGATCCTTCAGCAAGCCTACAAA ACTTTGGATGAGATACCGCTAGAAGCAGAGACAGTTGAGAGAGGATATTCCCTGGATTCTGATGCGACTGGTCTACCACGGGTCCATGGGCTTTCTTCATCCTTCCACGACGGAAGCTCACCATATTCTACCCCAAAGCAGTCTAGGAATCGGAAGGGCCACTCTGGGGAGCAACAACCTTTCAATCCCAGCTCAAGTGGCAATGGATTTTGA